One Drosophila subpulchrella strain 33 F10 #4 breed RU33 chromosome 2R, RU_Dsub_v1.1 Primary Assembly, whole genome shotgun sequence genomic window, CCTAGTCTAGTTATGctagaaaagaaaaaacaaaaccaaacccAAACCTATTTCGTTTAGGACCCGATGGCAAAGTGGTGTGTGAGAAGCGCGATGCGAATAGTAAGTAAAGCCCACAGAAATTCAGcgctaacaaaaaaaacaaggctTCACATGCAACAAATGttattcaataaaataaataaagtatgCAAAAATGTACAGTGCGTTTCAGAGCTTAAGGCGAACTTAAATAATGTCAAGAGTATCCAATCTAGCTGTTCTATTTCTTGGATAATTAATTTATCACCTGATTGATTTCCTATGCTTAAAAGGATATGATTTTAGATAGAACACTAAAGTTCCTCTGTATCTACAAATATTATGACTCTTCCTCGCATTGGATATATACATAGTTTTGAAACGCACTGATATTGTAGTTTAACCACTGCCAATATTCTTAcatttctctctgtgtgtgCCTCTGTATTGTGCTGTATCGTCAAAGCTTCAAAACAAATCGCTTCAGGACGAATATAATCTTATATAACCCATACGATAATCACAGTCGAGTCCTCTTTATGTTGCCCTACAATACACCAAAGAGACTTccaaaaaagtatttaaataatttatttgagTTGCCAAAGTCCAAAAAGGAAAGACAGGCACCAACTCCCCGCAGTCCGCACTGCTTAAAGGCTAGAAAGTGGACATGCCCGAGTGATGCAGTAGTCCCCAAAGAAACCATAAACCATTGGCATTTGCTTCGTTTcgtatacaaaatattatgaacatttttataccatatatttgtatttcatACCTTTATTATAACCTTAGCACGCTTATCACTGCGCTTGTGACCCCTAAAAATGGTCAGAGGTTCTATGATCTAATACCTCTTCCGTATTTACAGAGGATGAGCTGAACAAGTCCACGGTGATCAAGTCGTCGCCCACTAAGACACGTAATCGCAATGGATCCACCACGGAGATGGCAGTGGATCAGCTGCAGGCCAGCGAGAAACTCATTGCAGGTGGGATTTACTATACCCAAAACAATCTATAGGATGTAATGCATCTATAAATCCATAAATCTTCACAGAACTCAACGAAACCTGGGAGGAGAAACTGAAGCGCACCGAGGAGATTCGTGTGCAGCGAGAGGCGGTCTTCGCCGAGATGGGCGTGGCCGTCAAGGAAGACGGCATCACAGTGGGCGTATTCTCACCCAAGAAGACTCCCCATCTGGTCAACCTCAATGAGGATCCCAATCTCTCCGAGTGTCTGCTCTATTACATCAAGGAGGGATTAACCCGGCTGGGCACCCACGAGGCTAATGTTCCCCAGGACATTCAGCTCTCCGGTTCGCACATCCTTAAGGAGCACTGCACTTTTGAGAATCGAAACAGTACAGTGACCCTGCTGCCGCACAAGGATGCCATTATCTATGTAAATGGACGCAAGTTGGTTGAACCGGAGGTCCTTAAGACCGGCTCTCGTGTGATTCTGGGCAAGAACCATGTGTTCCGTTTCACCAATCCGGAACAGGCTCGCGAATTGCGTGAGAAGATCGAGACCGAGAATGAGGCGGAGAACGAGGTGGAGAAGACGGATACCCAGCAGGTGGACTGGAACTTTGCCCAGTGTGAATTGCTGGAGAAGCAGGGCATTGATCTCAAGGCCGAAATGAAGAAGCGATTGGATAACTTGGAGGAGCAGTACAAGCGCGAGAAACTCCAGGCCGATCAGCAGTTTGAGGAGCAGCGCAAAACCTATGAGGCTCGGATCGATGCCTTGCAGAAGCAAGTGGAGGAGCAGTCGATGACCATGTCGATGTACAGCAGCTACTCCCCGGAGGACTTCCACCAGGAGGAAGATGTCTACAGTAAGGAGATGGCATTGGTCTTGAAAATGcagataaaattaaaaatatcgtATAATTCTTAGCCAATCCCATGTACGAGTCCTGCTGGACAGCTCGTGAGGCTGGTTTGGCTGCCTGGGCATTCCGCAAGTGGCGCTACCACCAATTCACCTCTTTGCGAGACGATCTCTGGGGCAATGCCATATTCCTCAAGGAAGCTAATGCTATATCCGTTGAGTTGAAGAAAAAGGTAGATTTGAAAGATATTATTTAtaggtgcctaaaagtatgcagtaagTAAAGGATAGTAGTCTTCCTGAATGATTTCATTGTATTTTTGAGTTTAAAATAtactgttgcatacttttaggtacCTAAAAAAATCAGTTTAAAGTGATTTGTTAGCACATCTTTTTATTTTGGCCGCCTTTAATACTAtgaatataattaaatataccAAACCCCCTCCTATTTCAGGTACAATTCCAATTTACTCTCTTGACCGACACCTTGTACTCCCCTCTGCCACCTGAGCTGGCCTCCAGTGTGGCTCCTTCGCATCAGGACGATGAGTTCGGAGCACCTCCAGTGTCTAAAACCTTGGTGGCCGTCGAGGTCACCGATACCAAGAACGGAGCCACTCATCATTGGTCCCTGGAGAAGCTACGGTAAGACCATCTTATTCCAGACTCCATTCGAATTCCTGCTCTCTCCTCACATTCATTCTTCTCTGCACCTTGGTTGAAATTCTAAACTTAAAGCTGGCTTTCGATTTGAGTTGATTATGTTCCTTTATAAATACGTGCATGGTGGTTGTAGTTCATGGATTCTAGTTTCTATCAAGTGCTCTAGAATTTGTTGGTTCATTTGTAACTTTGGATGTGAACGAAGCGAAGATCACGCCGCCACCATTTACGCCTCCAGTCTCATCGCCATCATTCGCCAAATGCCCCGACAGCTTGCTAGGAGTTTTGAACCAATGTTGATTTGTACTTTTTCGGTTCTTTTACTACGATTCCCATTGCCCACACCGAACAACAAATCCGAAAACCCCGATTCCGATCCCATCCCAAATCATTTTCGTACACAAACAAGCTATCGCCTCGAGCTGATGCGACAGATATACAATGTCGAGAGCCCGCCATCGTCCATGCTATTCGATACTTCCGGCATGGAGGCGTTGAGCGGATGGATCGCACCACCACCCAGCCATGATCCGCATCCCGGCCAGCAGCCGCAGCTGCTCCCAGTGGAGCCACCAGTCGAAAGCGAACGGGGCCGACTCACATTGGCCAATCTGATACCGTCTAGGTGTGCTTTGACCGCAGGTTTCATTTGTATATAGACGTGTAGAAACTATCCTTAGTTGTAGTTGCATGGCTTTCCATATTTGGCTTCTGATTTGGGGCGGGTTTAGGCCTGCTTTTACGCTCTACTCGCACTTTTCTACCTATGCAATATTCGAATATTCTTTATATAACAAAAGTCAATGCCTTAACCGTATGTTTATAATTTCCTGGCTGTGTTTTTTAGGCAACGTTTGGAGCTGATGCGTGAGATGTACCACAACGAGGCCGAGATGAGTCCCACTTCGCCGGACTATAATGTGGAGAGCCTCACTGGCGGCGATCCCTTCTACGATCGCTTCCCCTGGTTCCGCATGGTGGGTCGCTCCTTCATCTATCTGAGCAACCTGCTCTATCCAGTGCCATTGGTCCACAAAGTGGCCATTGTCAATGAGCGGGGAGATGTGCGTGGCTACTTAAGGATTGCCGTGCAGCCGGTTCTGGATGAGGAGTCCATTGACTTCAATAATGGTGTCAAGCAGTCGGCTCGATTGGTCTTCAACGAGGATGATGCCAAGCCCAAGTACCGGGCTCTCAACGAAAAGGATGATGTGCAGCGTTATATTGACAATGGTGGTTTGGATAGCAAGCTGGAGGGTGAGTTTTCACAGATTTCCATCGACTTTCAGCTAAGGTTTATGATTATGCCCTTTAGCAGAACTTGAGGATGTGGATTCTGGTCGCGGCATTGACTCCAACTCCGCTTCCGAGTGCCATGAGAATGCCGAGGAGCCGGGCGAGCACTTGCAGGTTGGCAAGGAATTCACCTTCCGGGTCACCGTTCTCCAGGCCACTGGCATTGGCGCTGAATATGCCGACATCTTTTGTCAGTTCAAGTAAGTAATCTTTTGGAAATTCCCTTCGAATTAGAGGTTTATAAAAGATTACCTTTAGCTTCTTGCATCGTCATGAGGAGGCTTTCTCCACCGAGCCGGTTAAGAATTCCGCATCCGGTGCTCCTCTGGGCTTCTACCATGTGCAGAATGTAAGTACAGGTCttaataagaaattaaaatcaataataaCCTATCTTCTTTCTTAAAGATTACTGTACCCGTGACCAAATCCTTTATCGAGTACTTGAAGACTCAGCCCATAATGTTCAAGATTTTCGGCCACTACCAGACGCACCCATTGCACAAGGATGCCAAGCAGGAGTTCGTCTCCCGGCCACCACCACGTCGCATGTTGCCACCGAGCATTCCGATTAGCCAGCCGGTGCGTAGTCCCAAGTTTGGACCACTGCCCTGTGCGCCCACGTCCACGGTTCTGGCCAAGCACGATGTTCTGGTTTGGTTCGAGATCTGTGAATTGGCTCCCAACGGAGAGTATGTGCCATCGGTTAGTAGGGTTATTAAACCATTCAAGTAAACCAGAAAGTAATCCAAGTTGGATTTGCCAACAGGTCGTGGAGCACAGCGACGATCTTCCCTGCCGCGGACTGTTCCTCTTGCATCAGGGCATCCAGCGGCGCATTCGCATCACCATCGTCCATGAGCCCACAGCGGAGGTCAAGTGGAAGGACATCAACGAGCTGGTGGTTGGACGCATACGCAATACTCCGGAGTCATCCGACGAGCAGGACGAAGACGCCTGCGTCCTGTCCTTGGGTCTGTTCCCCGGCGAAGTCCTGGAGGTGCCCGGAGACGATCGGTCTTTCTACCGATTCGAGGCCGCCTGGGACTCCAGTCTGCACAACTCGGCGCTGCTCAACCGCGTCTCTCAAGGCGGTGAGACCATCTACATCACGCTGAGCGCCTACTTGGAGGTATGATTTATACCTTTTAGTTTAACACTACTATATATGTAATAACAATTTGTTTCCCCGTCCTAGCTGGAGAACTGTGCCCGCCCTGCCATTATCACCAAAGATCTGAGCATGGTCATCTATGGACGCGACGCTCGCACCGGACCGCGCTCCCTGAAGCACCTGTTCTCGGGACAGTACCGCAATCCGGAGGCCAATCGCCTCACCGGAGTCTACGAGCTGGCACTGCGCAGAGCATCCGAAGCAGGTAGTCCAGGTAGCAATTCTCATTGTAGTTGTACTCGTAATCAGTCCGCTTGCACTCGCTTGTCGAATCCCTGGAGCTGACCCCCACTCACTCTTTAACTTGATGTCCTTACAGGTGTGCAGAGGCGTCAGCGTCGAGTGTTGGACACCAGCTCTACTTATGTACGGGGTGAGGAGAACCTGCATGGCTGGCGGCCAAGGGGTGACTCGCTGATCTTCGACCACCAGTGGGAGCTGGAGAAACTTACCCGGCTGGAGGAGGTTGGTCGCATGCGCCATCTTCTGCTGTTGCGCGAACGTCTGGGCATGGACACCAATCCCAATCCGACCACCAAGACCGAGAAGGATGTGTGCAATCTGGCCGCCCGGGCAGCCACCTCACCCGTGCACATGGTCATTCCACAATCGCCGCAGACGCCGGTCAAGGATCCGCAGCAAATCATTCCAGAGCGGGAGTACAACCAAAGGGAGCAGGATCTGATGCTCAAGTGCTTGAAGTTGGTGCAGGGTGAGTGGGCATCGAGATTTCCCCAGCCATCTAGTTGCTAATCCCAGCATTTACTTAAGGACGCTATACCAAGAGCGAGGCCAATGATACGCAAACCCAATCGGATGTTTCGCCCAGCGATGAGGGCTGTGCCGACATGACCGTCAGCTGCATCTCCAGCAATTCCATGGAGTAAGTAGTCGCTTTACCACTCGGATCTGCCCCCCACAAGCACCAACCATCTTAGTTAGCTTGCATCCATCCGGCTTTCTTGGTTTATTTGAACAAACGAAATTGGCACGACACCACAGCACACCACAGCCTACATCACTTCATCACACTAACCCCAATCACCCAGAATCCATGCCTCACAAAAATACCCTGTAGATTCCGTTCTTGCTCTGAACAATATACTTGGGACAGTCGGAGCGCAGGGTGCAGGCCTTTCGCTGAATATTGTAGACAAAACCGCGCTTACAGCGACATGGAGGTCCGCATAGGGGTACGCAGTACTTGGAGCGGTACTCACAGGTCTCCGGACAAACACCTGCACATCCCACATTCGTGGAGTTGTGACAGCAGCCAAAGTAGAAGGGCTGCTTGATATACTTCTCCTCGGGAAGCGGCTTCCGCTTCAGGGCTTTTGCTTCCTCTATTGGATGAACCATGCGGTATCCTTCTTCCAGGCTATCGAATGTCTCGACATGCTTTTTATGCGGTTTTTCCATGAACTCTTCCTCGTCCTTTAAGGCATCTAAGGGATCCAAGGTTCTAGCGGTGCGATAAGTGACCTCTTTCGTTACGGTTACTGGCAGTTCATCCGGCCAGGTTATCTCTGTTTCTAAGGTAGCCTCAGTGACATCATCCGGCCAGGTCATCTCGGCCTCGGTGGTTTCTGCCCTTACTACATTTTTCTGAAGGATACTTCCGATTATAACTAAAACATAACTAAGCTTGGGACATGGCATTATTGAAACTAAGATTTGAATtgctttaaatttaatataccAATGTTCCACCTGTGATTTCTGTGTAATTGCAATTTGCTTGGGTCACTCAACCCATATCAAAAATGTGTTCAGTTGCTCCTAGAATTCTGAGATGATGTACCTGAAACTCTCGAAGATAatgttcaatttaaaatttatttgttcgataaaaacaatattttacagTTAAAATCATATAGGATTAAAGAACCTAGAATTGTTGGCCCCTACTGAAACACACGATGGGTTTCCACAACTTCCTGTTGTATATCCTGAGGACAATCCGATTTTAGGATGCACAGCTGTAGTTTTTCATCGAAGACATAGTCAGGTTTGCAAATGCAATTCACACCGCAATAGTTGGGGCATTTGAGCGATTTAAAGGCACAGGTTTCGGGACACACCCCAGCACATCTAGCCCTGGTGGCATTCTCGCCGCAGAAGCCCGGAAACGGATTCCAAATGTACTTCTCACGACCCGGGTCCGGATCGTCATCATGATTCAAAACGGTTTCCTCCGCAAAGCCAGTTGTCATAACcgaatttataaataaagctggcagcagcagcaaagaAAGAGACTTGATCCAAATCATCCTATAAACCACAAGCAACTGAAGCTATGGCAAACCATTTCCATTTGTTTTCAACCCATTATTGCTATTGCCGCCAGCTGTTTCCCTGTAATTGCCCGCCATTCGATCATCGCAGTGCAAAAACTAACAAACACCCCACACCCACCCCACTCACTTTCCTATGTAACTCGAGATActcaaaaacaaaactttctatatttgatttgtttgttttccttttggtTTTCTTTTACACAATTAGAAACAACAAATTTGTAATTCGACGCAGGTAATTTTCTTTTCTATCCAAAGAACCTAAAACCTTAACCAACTTTCCCAAGAAACTTTGACTAATGAATCTTTGTTTCCTTGAACTAGATTATGTTCACCGGATCGGGCTGATGCTCCCAATGGCTGGGAGGCACCTGCTCCGGCTACCCAGCCGGCTCTGCCGCTTCGTCTTTATGTGCCGGAGCTGGAGGAGATTCGCGTGAGTCCTGTGGTGGCCCGCAAGGGTCTGTTGAACGTCCTGGAGCATGGCGGTTCCGGCTGGAAGAAGCGCTGGGTGGTAGGTTTTCAATAGTCAGTGTATTTCGTAGGGTGAAAtcctaattttaaatatttttaaactagaTTGTCCGTCGCCCTTATGTGTTTATCTACCGCTCGGAGAAGGACCCTGTGGAACGGGCTGTCCTCAATCTGGCCACTGCCCATGTGGAGTGCAGCGAGGACCAGGCGGCCATGGTCAAGATACCCAACACTTTCAggtttgttttgtttctgataaagaaaataaatcttTAGAGATTTAGGGAGTGATTATTTATATCTATCTAAATTTATATCACTaggattttgaaaaaaacttttaaatgccattttaggtgtctaaaagtatgcaatgaatAAATGATTGTCGTCTTTCTAGGTGATTTCATTGTACTTCAAAGCTTGAAATAtagtgttgcatacttttagacacaaaaaaaattacatttgaAACCGAATTCAAAAACTCTCGACTAtctttaaattcaaatttaaatataaattacatTTCTAAACAGTGTGGTGACCAAACATCGTGGCTATCTGCTGCAGACCCTTGGCGACAAGGAAGTGCACGACTGGCTGTATGCCATCAATCCCTTGCTGGCTGGCCAGATCAAGTAAGTGAAATTCACAGGGCATTCCCTTAAATATtccctaaatattttaaatatttaaaatattaataatgtaTTCTTCCAATAGATCCCGTTTGGCGCGACGAACTTTGGAGCCGGCCAGCCAGACGGCCTCCCAGATCCAGGCCACCAATGCGGCGAACGCCAACAGTGCGAACAAATGAGATACGATCACGATGGAGTCCGTTTTGGTTTACTGAGACGCAGGCTATGGCTGGCTGCAGCGCCTGAATATCGCCCGACGACTGGTCAGGAGGAGATCTCAACCAACGACTGGGGCAGCAGCTGGCAACTGATTGATATAGCTTGGAGGATTCCATCGGCAGTTGTAGGAAATAGATGATTGTTGGCTAGGGCAAAGCTGAGGAGGCAAATCGAAATCGAATGAGAAAATCACAGATTATGAGATGAGATTAACCAAATGCAAAGCGTACGTAATTATTAAGTAGTTCAACAACCAGTTTATCGATTATTATGTATTTTGTGATTAGTTGGCCACGGCCCAATGAGTAGGCGTTAGCAGCTCCGAATAGATACGATAGCCTACTTTTTAGAACCCGTTTCGGTTAAGTTTTTGGACAATTTTGTAAATAGCTTTCGTTTGATTcgattgtataaatatttggTATTAGTTAAAGGATCGTTTAGTTTGAGTTCCCACGTGATATTATGTTGATCAGTTAGTGTATGTATTATTTTCTCAAGTATGCGACAATTATGTAAAGCTTGTAatgcaaaaacaaacacacacgTATATGCATTTTAAAGGAGCAACCTAAAGCAAAATACAGACATATATATAATGGAGGAACTATATATAATGAATTAATGTATAAAACCCTATATATTTGCTGTTTATACACAAATTTTCATGTACTTGTATCTTGTATTGTTTAACTTAAAATGAGCAGGCAACCGCCGGAGAAAAATATGATACCAAAAATATGTGTGTGTTAAAGAAAGACCGTACAGTATATAGGATATAGGAGTCGTGAGGTATAAGCTCAGCAGAATTGCGAAATCTCTCTATAAAGGTAACGATTATTGTTAgatctatattatatatatacaagcAAACAGAACTATATGCGAATGAACTATTTTACACACCAGAGTTACGAACCATGAAATCGGCGCTGCTATCTAACAGCCGCCCCACATTGTCAACTGTTGACAGCTTTTAAGGCTTCTCCCCCACAGACACCCCCTATAAAGAACAGACAGTTTCGCTTCTAAAATGCTCCCACTCGGAACCACCTGCTAAAGCTTCAAGCATCAAGTTACGGAACAACCAATTGTAGTTTTGATAAGGACTCTTAAATTAGTACGCAATGGCCACCTGTACATTTCCCAACTAAAAATGAAACCGAAATTATGCTTTGCTTGCGAAAAgaattacaaattttatttgcattttgcctTCGGTTGGAGCACGAGCTTAGGTCAGGTTAATGGATCAATTGGAGCTTCACTTGTGCGAGGATCACAAGCCCCGAAGCTCCCCAAGTTGTTGAAGGGATTGCTTTCGTTGGTGTCTGGAAATGGACACGAAACGTTAAGCGATCGTTGCTGGATCGGATAATACGTATTCTTTTAAGGATCGTTTCGCAACTGAGTCGGCGTTTTGGGTTTTGAGTTGATTGTAGCAAAATGTAAACATTTGTTAAACTATTGAATTAATTTCGAATTGTAACATATTAGAGAATTGTAATTACAATAATCATTATACGAGCATATTATATGATACTTATGTAATAACCTTTTTTGGCCCAGTTTGAATTAAACAACAAAGAATTGCACACACCAAAAACAATTTAGAGCTATATACTAGCTAAGCGAGTTAACGAGCAAGAAACTCAACTTATATATGCGTATATggtacaatacatttcaaaatctatttaaatatgtacatCGGCTATATATCAATGTATGTAAGAGATGATTGCCTGGCAACCGTTTCAAATGACAGATTAAAGAACAGAGGGCAGAACCAATGCGGAGCAAAATAAgggaaatgaaattaaaaccTATGCTATGTGTATGTATAATCCAAAacaaattgatatatgccagggCGTATCACtattaaagaaatataaaataaaacggCTTTAAAGAAAATCTGTAaatcatcaaattggttttacTTTGGAAAGTTATCAAGGTAAGATATTTGCTGTACTGAGCCTAAGGAAATGGTATTCTTTTGAAGAGGGAAATTCTTTTAGACCTAATGGTATTAAAGATTTGTATTTGAAATACCACCCCTAGGTAAAGTCTACTAATTTTTCTCAAAAGTCGAACAGAGAGATATACTTCAGATGTTCACCGATTGTGAACCGATTGTGGTATAGGTAAGGCAAATACTAATGTGTTGCTTTTGATTTGGTTTAAAACGTCTCAACTACTCTAAATTGCTAAATTCCTATGAATATTAAGTGTGACCAAAATTTCGGGGCTGCTTGATAGGATGAAATTGCAATTAACTAATAATCCTATAAATAGGACAGCTCGTCGcaataatatttcaagtttTTTTGCTCATTATCGCTGCTGAAAACGAAAGAATGAGCAGGCTCAAGACCATATTTATGGTGAGCCTGTTGGCTGTGAGTATCTTTAGACgctattataaaaaatatattcatgTTTACTATTTTCTTTATAGATATTCCTAAGCCCCCAGGAGACTGAGGCCCAGGCAACCATCGGCGAAAACTGGAGCAAGTTGGGCAAGTGCACTCAGGTGGGCATCGAAACAATTACTAGTTTGGCCAACAAAGTTGTCCCAAGCTTCTACGAACTGAAAAAATGTTCCGGATACGTGGTCTTGGAACAGCCAAACAGAAAGGGACGAAAGATTACCTGGTACCTGAAGGTCACCTATGAATTCTTTAAGAAGCTGGCCTTTGACGAACCGAAATGTCTGCACAATCTTATAAGCCGAATAGCTCAAAGGGTCAAACCATATACAGAGCAAATTACGGGATTGGGTTGCTTGGACGAAAATGATTTTATCATCTAAAGAAAGGAAGAGGAATATAACATTATGCGCCAGAACTGAAAGCACTAGAAGGTCTAAAATGTGAGAAAACAATGATTTGATTTAGTAATTAGTATGCTCCTTTGAAAAGAAAGTATTAGAATATAAActaaattataaaagaaatgttattttgtATCTATAGATGCTACGTATCTTTAGATGGCATAGTTGTCCAAGTCGCGAATAAGAAATTTGTCAAGCTTggataaatttaaatacttatACCGAACTATAGTTTTGGAAAATAAAGGAATTATCCGGAGGGCTATATGTTTAACAAGATATCCATTTGGTCCGCAAAGTAAAGTCAGAAGCTGCCGGAAAAAGAGGCTTTAATGCATCTGAACAAACCAAGCGcaaagttatttaaaaaaaagccaATCAACATAGgtaaaatttgttatttaaatattaagcaCTTtgcagataaaaaaaaataaaaaccattaaaaaaaataaaacgttTATTTACCAAAATACATATTAGGTGGTGACACGTTTCTTAATATATAAAATgcgatttattttattatcctCGGACAGAACCAGTATCAGAGCTATTATAACTGAAATTAATATTGGATTATAATTTAATGAATTTACAACTTATTCAAAACTTACGCAACCGTATAAACAgcttcatttttatttttttgtatccAGAAGTGCGACACATTGTAACTTATTTATATAGCAAAACGGACAAAGAATCGTGACTGTTTAATTTGCGATAAAGCCTATTATATTGCTGAATAGTCTAGCTCTGAAAACGTGACAATCTTGAAGATACTGGCAAAAACAAAAGCTCCGATTGCCAGGTAATCCACCATTTGCCAGCAGCACCTGCTAAGTAATTACCCGAGCTCCATGGTCGAAATCCTTTCCATTGTGGCTATGGAATTCCATGACAACAAAAGCTGGCCACGCTCAGTGATGCAAATCCCAGGCAGAATGCCATTGCATAAGCCCCGGCAAAGCCGGTAAGTGCTTATGGAGAGAGAGAGGATTTTGGACTAGGACTAGGCAAATATACTTACTCCCAAAGACCGCACATCCATGCCCGAAGATCTGCTGTAATTAGGCAAGATGTCGCTGCCGTTTGCCATTTGCCATTTGGCCACTGTTCCCCCGACAATACCATTTTATGGACTTTTGCTGGCGGGTTTCTCTACCATTTTTTTGTAGGTTTCTTTTTTGCGAAAATGAATAATTCAATAGTCCAGTGGCAGAAGCCTCAGGTCTGCCGGTCTCCCTGCCTTCCCAACCTCGTGGCATCTCGGTTGCAGCCATAATTGAGGTCAGTGAAATCAAATCGCTTGGAGCAAGTGGTTAGCACTTGCCCAGCGGTGTGTGGAGGAACTGGACTTGGACCTGGTTGGCTGCTCCCTGGGCTCTCGAGTCGGCTCCGCTTTCAAAGGCCAAAAGCGGCCATGGGATCTTCCTCGTGGTCGGGCAGTTGCTTTGTTTCCGTCAGCCAAAATCACTGCCACTAAAAATAGACAACAATTAAATGCAAATCAATTGCATTGATTTTCCCTCAATACACAGTGGGTAACACTTATAAGAACGTGTTTACAACAAAGAAAAATGCATGTTG contains:
- the LOC119552136 gene encoding kinesin-like protein unc-104 isoform X6 — translated: MSSVKVAVRVRPFNSREIARESKCIIEMAGATTAITNPKVPPNTSDSVKRFNFDYSYWSHDHHDADFSTQSMVYKDIGEEMLQHSFDGYNVCIFAYGQTGAGKSYTMMGRQEEQQEGIIPMICKDLFTRIQDTETDDLKYSVEVSYMEIYCERVRDLLNPKNKGNLRVREHPLLGPYVEDLSKLAVTDYQDIHDLIDEGNKARTVAATNMNETSSRSHAVFTIFFTQRRYDTMTDLTTEKVSKISLVDLAGSERADSTGAKGTRLKEGANINKSLTTLGKVISALAEVASKKKNTKKADFIPYRDSALTWLLRENLGGNSKTAMIAAISPADINYDETLSTLRYADRAKQIVCKAVVNEDANAKLIRELKEEIQKLRDLLKAEGIEVQEEDELNKSTVIKSSPTKTRNRNGSTTEMAVDQLQASEKLIAELNETWEEKLKRTEEIRVQREAVFAEMGVAVKEDGITVGVFSPKKTPHLVNLNEDPNLSECLLYYIKEGLTRLGTHEANVPQDIQLSGSHILKEHCTFENRNSTVTLLPHKDAIIYVNGRKLVEPEVLKTGSRVILGKNHVFRFTNPEQARELREKIETENEAENEVEKTDTQQVDWNFAQCELLEKQGIDLKAEMKKRLDNLEEQYKREKLQADQQFEEQRKTYEARIDALQKQVEEQSMTMSMYSSYSPEDFHQEEDVYTNPMYESCWTAREAGLAAWAFRKWRYHQFTSLRDDLWGNAIFLKEANAISVELKKKVQFQFTLLTDTLYSPLPPELASSVAPSHQDDEFGAPPVSKTLVAVEVTDTKNGATHHWSLEKLRQRLELMREMYHNEAEMSPTSPDYNVESLTGGDPFYDRFPWFRMVGRSFIYLSNLLYPVPLVHKVAIVNERGDVRGYLRIAVQPVLDEESIDFNNGVKQSARLVFNEDDAKPKYRALNEKDDVQRYIDNGGLDSKLEELEDVDSGRGIDSNSASECHENAEEPGEHLQVGKEFTFRVTVLQATGIGAEYADIFCQFNFLHRHEEAFSTEPVKNSASGAPLGFYHVQNITVPVTKSFIEYLKTQPIMFKIFGHYQTHPLHKDAKQEFVSRPPPRRMLPPSIPISQPVRSPKFGPLPCAPTSTVLAKHDVLVWFEICELAPNGEYVPSVVEHSDDLPCRGLFLLHQGIQRRIRITIVHEPTAEVKWKDINELVVGRIRNTPESSDEQDEDACVLSLGLFPGEVLEVPGDDRSFYRFEAAWDSSLHNSALLNRVSQGGETIYITLSAYLELENCARPAIITKDLSMVIYGRDARTGPRSLKHLFSGQYRNPEANRLTGVYELALRRASEAGSPGVQRRQRRVLDTSSTYVRGEENLHGWRPRGDSLIFDHQWELEKLTRLEEVGRMRHLLLLRERLGMDTNPNPTTKTEKDVCNLAARAATSPVHMVIPQSPQTPVKDPQQIIPEREYNQREQDLMLKCLKLVQGRYTKSEANDTQTQSDVSPSDEGCADMTVSCISSNSMELCSPDRADAPNGWEAPAPATQPALPLRLYVPELEEIRVSPVVARKGLLNVLEHGGSGWKKRWVIVRRPYVFIYRSEKDPVERAVLNLATAHVECSEDQAAMVKIPNTFSVVTKHRGYLLQTLGDKEVHDWLYAINPLLAGQIKSRLARRTLEPASQTASQIQATNAANANSANK